The stretch of DNA TGAGCGACGCTCAACCCCGCGGCGAGGGCGATCCACAGGTTCATGTCGCCAGAGTGTTCACTGCTCGAATTCTCCGGCACCTCGGCGGCCCGCTTTCCCCTCGCTCGCCCGCCCGACGTGCGACCACGCCACCGCCCGCTGGGAAAAGTCGAAGGGCCGTGTCCCATCCAGGAACACGGCCCCGCGAATCCACCCGCGGACCACCGCCTCAGATGCTGATGCGCAATCCCGCGCCCAACTCGAACGTGGGCACGTTGAACGTGATGGGCGGATTGGGCGTCTGGCCTTCGGGCACCGGGGCGCCAGGAAGCGTGAACCCACCGAAGCGGAACTCGCCGCCCTTGTGTCCGTAGTGGACCGCACCGTACGCCTCCACCGTCAGATAGCTGAGCGCGCGGTGCGTGACGTTGAGCCGGCTGATGTACGACTTGTCCGAGAGGTTGCTCAACGTGAACAGGTTGAACGACGTGCGCTCGAGCGAGCCAGGCCGGTCCAGGAAGAGGTACGCGGAGCCGTAGTGGCGCCCCGTGTACAGCGGCTGGAAGGCCTGCTTGTAGATCAGGAACGGGTACCCGAACGAGCTCGTGTAGCCCGTCGAGTTGTAGAAGTACTCCACTCCCAACACGGCGATGTCGTTCTCTCCGTACGCGAAGCTGTAGTTCGCGCCGCCCGTCACCTGGGGCGTGAGCCCCGAGGGGTAGTAGTCCTCGACGATGCTGGGATCGAGGAACACCTCCTCCGCCGTGGTCCCCGGAGGAACCCGGTACAGCGGCTGCTCCGTGCTCTTCTTCAGCGCCAGCTCGCCATAGACGTCGATGGGGCCCAGCGCGGACGACACATCGAGGCCGAAGCGAGGCTTGCGCCCCCGCTGCGCCACCGCGCTCAAGCCCACCTCCGCGGGCCCCAGCACCACCTCGGCGCGCAGCGCGCCACCGATGCGGCTCAGGCTGTTCACCGGCTCGGACACCCCCGCGCGAGGCACGCCGCCGGTGTTGTCCGTGAGCACGCCCGTGTCGGTGCCCAGGTCATCCATCACCGCGAGCGCATAGAAGTTCCAGCCCCGAGCCTCCCAGGGGACATGGACCTTCAGCATCGACACACCGGTGCGCAGGTCGACGAAGGCCAGCGGGTTGCGCCGCTGTGGGGACAGGAAGTCGGTGGGGTTCCAGATCTGCCCCGTTCCCCACTTCACGTGCTGCTTGCCGACGGTGAGGAACACCGTCCGCTCGATGTCGAAGCGCAGCCACGCCTGGTCCAGCAGGACGCGAGGATTGGCCGGCGCGCCCGCGACCCCCGACTGCGTGGACACGGTGGGGTCGTAGCTCAACCGCCCCACCACGAAGCCGCGCAGGCGGTCCATGGGCCGCGCGTCGAAGTACCCATCCACCAGCGTGGGCGCGGAGAACGCCGTGTCGCCGAACGACGTGCCCTGCGACGCGGCCGCGAAGCCGCGCAGGTAGAACTGCCCGCCAATCTTCAGCGGATCATCCACCGCCTCCTCGGAGTCGAACGCGCTGCGGGTCGCCGGCCCGGAGAGCGAGCGCGAGTCCCGGTCCCCAGGCTCCGGCGGAGCCTCCGTCAGCGGCCGCTGTCGCTCGGTCGCGTCGCCCGTGTTGCTGGCATCCGCGCCGGCCGAGGGCTCCGAGTCCCCGCCGAACAGGGCATCCTCGCTCGGACGCTCCGATGCCGGAGCCTCCGAGGGCGGCGTCGAGGACGGGTCCGCCTGCGCGGGCGTGTCGTCCCCTCCGCCGAACAAGGCATCGTCGTCCCGCTGCGCGGACTGGCCGGGCGCGGCGGGAGCGGCGAGGGCCACGGACAGCGCCGTGGCCAGGGTGAGGGCGCGCGAGCTCATCGGCTCTTGCTCTCGAGCCAGGCCTTGGTGAAGAGGTTGGCCTCCAGCGAGCGCAGGTCCACCGACTTGATGAGGATGATGGTGGAGTTGGCCTTCTCCACCTCGTCGTAGATGCGGATCTCCTCCGGGAACCAGACGTCGGCGCCCTTGGACTCGCTGAAGATCTTCTTCCAGCGCGGGTAGAGCGCGGTGCGCATCAGCCGGCCGGACAGCGCGTACTCCTCGCGCTTGAGGATGTTGGTGGAGTCCTTGTCCACCCACAGCTTCACGACGGGGTAGGCCACGTCGACGTTGGGCTTCACCTTGAGCGACAGCTTGTGCGCCGTGTACTTGCCCAGCTTGGCCTCGCCCTCGTACGTCGGGTCGAACTCCTCGGCCAGGCGGGACTCGTCGAAGTCGGCGCGGCGGCTGTCGGTGCCGGCGATGCGCTCGCGCTCCGTGCGCCGCTCCCACTTGCCCACGTTGGGGTCGTAGCTCCAGAGGTTCTTGTCCATCCGCAGGTAGCCCTTGCCGGCCTCCGTCTTGGGCTTGCTGAAGAGGATCATCAGCTTGTCGTCCGCGTCGCGTCGGTACACGAACGCCTCGCGCACGTTGTCCGTCTTGTCCTTCTCCTTCTGCTCCAGATAGATGAGCGCCTTGTAGTCGCCACCATTGCGCTGGCGATCATCGATGGTCGCCAGCATCTGCGTCATGACGGCTGGCTCCAGGGCCAGGGCCACGGGCGCGGACAGCAGGGCCGCGGTGACAGCCGCGGCGGACAGCAGGCTCTTGAGGCTCATGGAAATCACCCGATGTGGTGCATCGCCGTCACCGGCTTGAGCCGCGCGGCGAGGAAGGAAGGAATCAGCGAGATGAGCGTGGTGCAGGTCGTGATGAACACCATGGCGCCCACCACCGCGCCCGCGTCCACCACCAGGTTCAGCCGCTCCGACATGATGAACATCGCCACCACCTCCGGGACGCTCACCTTCGCGGCCGTCACGCCCAGGCACACCGCCAGGCCCAACAGCGCCCCCACCAGCGTGCCCAGCGCCCCGAGCGTCATCGCCTCGAAGAGGAACATCGCCACCACGCGCGTCCTCTGCATCCCAATCGCGCGCAGCGTCCCAATCTCCCGCGTGCGCTCGCGGATGGCGATCCACAGCGTGTTCATGATGCCCACGCCGATGATGACCAGCAGCACGAAGATGAGCACACCCGTCAGCCCGTTGAGCGCCGTGAGCGTCCAGGTGATGAAGGACAGCTCGTCCTCCCAGTTGGTGATGTCCAGCTTCTGGCCCGTCCACGCCTCGCGGTTGACGACGTCGAACTTGAACCAGAACGCGCGCGGATCATTGTCCATGACGGTGAAGCCGGCCTTCGCGAGCACGTCGCGCAGCCGCGCCTGGACCTGGGGCACCTGCGAGACGTCCTTGAGGTACAGGAAGAGCGCGCCGGTGGTGTCATCGCGCAGCTGGTACAGCGAGCGCAGGGTGGAGGCTTCGACGTAGATGTTGAAGTCGCTCATCATGCCCATGTCGCCGGCGATGGCCGCCACGCGCACGTCCACCGTGTTGTTGGTGCCCCGCATGGTGGGCGCGGAGATGGTGATGGTGTCGCCCACCTTCACCTCCAGCCGCTTGGCCTGCTTCTCGAACAGCAGCGCCGTGCCGGACTCCGACAGCCCGCCGAGCGAGCCCTCGCGAATCTGGAGGACCTTGTGGAGGCCTGGCTCGTCCTTCACGTCGACGCCGCCGATGCCCACCTGCATGGAGCTCTTCTCGCTGACGATCTTCGCCCAGCCGCGACCGCGCTGGACGGCGTAGTCGAGCTCAGGGACTTCCTTGCGGACCAGCTCGAGGACCTTCGGGTAGGACGTCACCACGGGCGCGGCCTGGCCGGCGGTGACCTTGTAGAAGCCGCCCACGTTGACGTGGCCGGTGGACAGGATGGTGGCGGAGCGCAGCAGCGTCTCCTTCATGCCCGTGGACAGGCCCATGAGGATGACGAGCAGCGCGGTGACACCCGCGATGGCCCCGCCGAGCAGCAGCGTGCGCCGGCGGTGGGTGCCGAGGTTTCGGAATGCGATGAGGAAGAGCTGGAACATGGGTCACTCGTCCGTCTGCATCGCCTGGAGGGGCGAGACGCGCGTCGCGAGGAACGCGGGGTAGAGGGTGGAGATGGCGGAGACCAACAGGACGATGACGAACGCCGCGATGAGGTTGCCGGCGCTCAACGTCGGATAGAGGCGGGGACCGGAGAAGAAGAAGTACAGCGCCTCGTTGCCGGCGGGGATGCCCGCGCTGCCCAGCGCGCTCATGATGCCG from Myxococcus guangdongensis encodes:
- a CDS encoding ABC transporter permease, which gives rise to MFQLFLIAFRNLGTHRRRTLLLGGAIAGVTALLVILMGLSTGMKETLLRSATILSTGHVNVGGFYKVTAGQAAPVVTSYPKVLELVRKEVPELDYAVQRGRGWAKIVSEKSSMQVGIGGVDVKDEPGLHKVLQIREGSLGGLSESGTALLFEKQAKRLEVKVGDTITISAPTMRGTNNTVDVRVAAIAGDMGMMSDFNIYVEASTLRSLYQLRDDTTGALFLYLKDVSQVPQVQARLRDVLAKAGFTVMDNDPRAFWFKFDVVNREAWTGQKLDITNWEDELSFITWTLTALNGLTGVLIFVLLVIIGVGIMNTLWIAIRERTREIGTLRAIGMQRTRVVAMFLFEAMTLGALGTLVGALLGLAVCLGVTAAKVSVPEVVAMFIMSERLNLVVDAGAVVGAMVFITTCTTLISLIPSFLAARLKPVTAMHHIG
- a CDS encoding outer membrane lipoprotein-sorting protein codes for the protein MSLKSLLSAAAVTAALLSAPVALALEPAVMTQMLATIDDRQRNGGDYKALIYLEQKEKDKTDNVREAFVYRRDADDKLMILFSKPKTEAGKGYLRMDKNLWSYDPNVGKWERRTERERIAGTDSRRADFDESRLAEEFDPTYEGEAKLGKYTAHKLSLKVKPNVDVAYPVVKLWVDKDSTNILKREEYALSGRLMRTALYPRWKKIFSESKGADVWFPEEIRIYDEVEKANSTIILIKSVDLRSLEANLFTKAWLESKSR